In Sphingopyxis sp. FD7, a single window of DNA contains:
- a CDS encoding DUF885 domain-containing protein, translating into MSHLRTLARLSTGLVLFAAAGCAPMAGQDGAVASAPPPAAAAVPAGADLAQFFENYDAALLSLTPQSKAYRGIRDADYGRWDDVSDEAAVARHKLQQASAAAMRASFDPATLSADEALSFELFNAAAARAERLFAYRNHDYIFDQMNGAQSQLPAFLINIHRVANVAEAEAYVSRIRGLGPLLDTLSAQSAERAARGIQPPKWVYAYLISDIGNLLGPDNAVIDDIRAKVGKLDVSDAEKARLIAAAKAAWTESAGPAYARLLNEMKRQQANAPTADGVWRLPDGKAYYEALLANYTTTDMTASQIHDLGLAEVARIHGEMRAIMAKVGFEGSLQEFFVHLRTSPQFYHTTREAYLADVDKYVKAMEARLPAFFNTLPKAPLVVKPVEAFREKSAGKAFYQSPSPDGSRPGTYYVNLYNLKDMSKTELEALAYHEGVPGHHLQRAVQTELTGLPPFRRFGGVTAYTEGWGLYSEELAKDMGFYTDPYSDFGRLGMELWRACRLVVDTGIHDKRWSREQAIQYLKDNTPNPDGDIEKAIERYIVYPGQATAYLIGKLKIMELRGRAQAALGEHFDFRHFHDVVLESGPVPLDILERRVEAWIAAEKG; encoded by the coding sequence GTGTCGCACCTCCGCACCCTCGCTCGCTTGTCCACCGGCCTTGTCTTGTTCGCCGCGGCCGGCTGTGCGCCCATGGCCGGCCAGGATGGCGCCGTGGCGAGCGCACCACCCCCCGCGGCGGCGGCGGTGCCGGCGGGCGCCGACCTTGCGCAATTCTTTGAGAATTACGATGCGGCGCTGTTGTCGCTGACGCCGCAGAGCAAGGCGTATCGCGGCATTCGCGACGCCGACTATGGCCGCTGGGACGACGTCAGCGACGAAGCCGCGGTCGCGCGTCACAAATTGCAGCAGGCGAGCGCCGCGGCGATGCGCGCAAGCTTCGACCCCGCGACGCTGTCCGCCGACGAGGCGCTGTCGTTCGAGTTGTTCAACGCCGCCGCGGCCCGCGCCGAGCGGCTGTTCGCTTACCGCAACCATGACTATATCTTCGACCAGATGAATGGCGCGCAAAGCCAGTTGCCCGCGTTCCTGATCAACATTCACCGGGTCGCCAATGTCGCCGAGGCCGAAGCCTATGTCTCGCGCATCCGCGGACTCGGCCCGCTTCTCGACACGCTGTCGGCGCAGTCGGCCGAACGCGCGGCGCGCGGTATCCAGCCGCCGAAATGGGTCTATGCCTATCTGATCTCCGACATCGGCAATCTGCTCGGCCCCGACAATGCGGTGATCGACGACATTAGGGCGAAGGTCGGCAAGCTCGACGTCAGCGATGCCGAAAAGGCGCGGCTGATCGCCGCCGCCAAGGCGGCCTGGACCGAAAGCGCCGGCCCCGCCTATGCCCGCCTGCTCAACGAAATGAAGCGCCAGCAGGCGAACGCGCCGACCGCGGACGGCGTCTGGCGCCTGCCCGACGGCAAGGCCTATTACGAGGCGCTGCTTGCCAATTATACGACCACCGACATGACCGCGAGCCAGATCCACGACCTTGGCCTGGCCGAAGTCGCGCGCATCCATGGCGAGATGCGGGCAATCATGGCGAAGGTCGGCTTCGAGGGTAGTTTGCAGGAGTTTTTCGTCCACCTGCGCACCAGTCCGCAATTTTATCACACGACGCGCGAAGCCTATCTGGCCGACGTCGACAAATATGTGAAAGCGATGGAAGCGCGGCTCCCCGCCTTCTTCAACACGCTGCCCAAGGCGCCGCTGGTGGTCAAACCCGTCGAGGCGTTCCGCGAAAAGTCGGCGGGCAAGGCCTTTTACCAGTCGCCCTCGCCCGACGGGTCGCGGCCGGGCACCTATTATGTCAACCTCTATAACCTCAAGGACATGTCAAAGACCGAGCTGGAGGCGCTCGCCTACCATGAAGGCGTGCCGGGGCATCACCTCCAGCGCGCGGTGCAGACCGAGCTAACCGGCCTGCCACCCTTCCGCCGCTTTGGCGGCGTCACCGCCTATACCGAGGGGTGGGGGTTATATTCGGAGGAACTCGCGAAGGACATGGGTTTCTACACCGATCCCTATAGCGATTTCGGTCGGCTGGGTATGGAGCTTTGGCGCGCGTGCCGCCTCGTCGTCGATACCGGCATCCACGACAAGCGCTGGAGCCGCGAGCAGGCGATACAATATCTGAAGGATAATACCCCCAACCCCGACGGCGACATCGAAAAGGCGATCGAGCGCTATATCGTCTATCCGGGGCAGGCGACCGCCTATCTGATCGGCAAGCTCAAGATCATGGAGCTGCGCGGGCGCGCGCAGGCGGCGCTGGGCGAACACTTTGATTTCCGTCACTTTCACGATGTCGTGCTCGAATCGGGACCGGTGCCGCTCGACATCCTCGAACGGCGGGTCGAGGCGTGGATCGCCGCCGAAAAGGGTTAA
- a CDS encoding AraC family transcriptional regulator: protein MSQTSSSPKGADGSAPFELHYFPPDPDLAEMVSSFYIARINMPRFDEYERADRPQFRFMTVADGEYIFADGNHSPACRANIVGPTSGRVRAIANGPTAMFGFGMLPAGWAALMGDDADKLTDDAMDAADLFGPWIDEVAAALEQADTAEEKLVIGNNFAREVLTRGETAPMWFIRTVDEWLTATPSPQVPALVEATGMSIRSVERMTKHYYGLSPRMLARKYRAVRAASALARGEGLDAAQLGDAFYDQSHLIREIKRFAGATPGQLGNPTLYTQATTTGRKQLAGKVSPIVSET from the coding sequence ATGTCGCAAACATCATCCTCGCCAAAAGGCGCGGACGGCAGCGCGCCGTTCGAGCTTCATTATTTTCCGCCCGATCCCGATCTGGCGGAGATGGTGTCGAGCTTTTACATCGCGCGGATCAACATGCCGCGGTTCGACGAATATGAGCGCGCCGACCGTCCGCAGTTCCGTTTCATGACGGTCGCCGATGGCGAATATATCTTCGCCGATGGCAATCATTCGCCCGCGTGCCGCGCCAATATCGTCGGGCCGACCAGCGGCCGCGTGCGCGCCATCGCCAACGGCCCGACCGCGATGTTCGGTTTCGGCATGTTGCCCGCGGGCTGGGCGGCGCTGATGGGCGACGACGCCGACAAGCTGACCGACGATGCGATGGATGCCGCCGACCTCTTCGGCCCCTGGATCGACGAGGTCGCCGCCGCGCTCGAACAAGCGGACACCGCCGAAGAGAAGCTGGTGATCGGCAATAATTTCGCGCGCGAGGTGCTGACGCGCGGCGAGACTGCGCCGATGTGGTTCATCCGCACCGTCGACGAATGGCTGACCGCCACGCCTTCGCCGCAGGTGCCGGCGCTGGTCGAAGCCACCGGCATGTCGATCCGCTCGGTCGAGCGGATGACGAAACATTATTACGGCCTGTCGCCGCGAATGCTCGCGCGCAAATATCGCGCGGTGCGCGCGGCCTCGGCGCTCGCACGCGGCGAAGGGCTCGACGCGGCACAGCTCGGCGACGCCTTTTACGACCAGTCGCACCTGATTCGCGAGATCAAGCGCTTTGCCGGCGCGACGCCCGGTCAGCTCGGCAACCCGACCCTGTACACGCAGGCGACGACCACGGGCCGAAAACAGCTTGCCGGCAAGGTCAGCCCGATCGTATCCGAAACATAA
- a CDS encoding SUF system Fe-S cluster assembly regulator has product MRLSNLADYAVVLMSAAARQCGSVPIHAGMLAEQTGIPGPTAQKLVSGLARAGLLVASRGSGGGVRLARPAAAISVADIIEAVEGPIALTSCVAEGRHDCSLEGSCKVQPHWGVVNGAVRGALANISLASLAVAPAKAGAADDSVPAPPSKPTTPPAFAGATS; this is encoded by the coding sequence ATGCGCCTGTCCAACCTTGCCGATTATGCCGTGGTGTTGATGAGCGCCGCCGCGCGCCAGTGCGGATCGGTGCCGATTCACGCAGGCATGCTGGCCGAACAGACGGGTATCCCCGGCCCGACCGCGCAAAAGCTGGTGAGCGGACTTGCCCGCGCCGGCCTGCTCGTCGCGTCGCGCGGCAGCGGCGGCGGGGTGCGGCTCGCGCGGCCCGCGGCGGCGATCAGCGTGGCCGATATCATTGAAGCGGTCGAGGGACCGATCGCCCTCACCTCTTGCGTCGCCGAAGGGCGGCACGATTGCTCGCTCGAAGGCAGCTGCAAGGTGCAACCGCATTGGGGCGTCGTGAACGGCGCAGTGCGCGGGGCGCTGGCGAACATCAGCCTCGCGAGTCTCGCCGTCGCCCCCGCGAAGGCGGGGGCCGCCGACGATTCCGTGCCCGCGCCGCCGAGCAAGCCGACAACGCCCCCTGCCTTCGCGGGGGCGACGAGTTAA